The nucleotide window ACTCGTCCCACAGTTCATTTAAAACTTTTTTATTCGAGCTCAGCTCTGCCTGTTCCTGATCGTAATAGCCGATTGAGACATTTGAGCCGTACTGAATATTGCCGGTAATCGAAGGCAGTTTTTCGACGATTGTTTTTAGTAAGGTCGATTTTCCGACGCCGTTTGGCCCAACAAGTGCAGTACTGTCGCCACGCGAAAGGTTAAAAGAGATATTTTCGGATACGGCTTCATTCTGATAGCCGACAGCAAGTGTATTTACCTTCAGGACGTCATTCCCGCTCTGGCGTTCGATCTGGAAGCTGAAGGAAGCTGACTTTTCATCTCCCATCGGCCTGTCCATCCGATCGATTTTCTCGAGTTGTTTCCGGCGGCTCTGGGCCCGTTTCGTTGTCGAGGCCCTGGCAAGGTTCCGCTGGATAAAATCCTGCAGCTTGGAGATTTCATCCTGCTGCTTTTCATATAACTTCAGGTCGCGCTCGTAATTTGCTGCTTTTTGTTCTAAATATAAGCTGTAATTGCCCGGGAACTTCGTCAGCTGGTGACGGGAGATTTCGTATACTTGGTTCACAACCTTATCAAGGAAATAACGGTCGTGTGAAACAATCAGAATCGCACCATCATAGCCCTGTAGATACTGCTCTAGCCAGGAAAGTGTGTCAATGTCCAGATGGTTGGTTGGTTCGTCAAGAATCAAAATATCTGGACGTGTCAATAACAGCTTGGCGAGCGCAAGCCTTGTTTTCTGTCCTCCGCTTAAAGTGGAGATTTTTGTGGAATAATCAAAAGACTGGAAGTTCAGGCCGTGCAGGACCGAGCGGATGTCAGCTTCATACTGATAGCCGCCTTTTTCTTTGAACTGGACCTGCAAAACGTCATAATCCTTCAATACTCTTTCATACTCGGACTCGTTCGACAGGATGCTTGGATCAGACATTTTTTCCTCAAGCCGGCGCAGGTCTTTTTCCATGCTGTGCAGATGATCAAAAACGGCCAGCATTTCATCCCAAATACTTTTCTCGGATTCCAGCCCGGTATTCTGGGCAAGATAGCCGATTGATGTTCCTTTCGGGCGGATGATCTCGCCGCCGTCATGGGATTCATAGCCGGCAATGATTTTCAGGAGGGTTGATTTCCCAGCCCCGTTCCGGCCGACAAGAGCAACACGATCATTGGTCTGTATTTCAAACTTGATATTCGATAAAATAAGATCAGCCGCAAAATATTTTGATAGCTGATTGACTTGTAATAGAATCATTATTTTTCACCTCTAATGCCTTAGGGATAGTGTAACCCAATCCTATGGGCTCGGCAATATGTGCGGCCTGCTACAGGCGGTAAGGCAGAAAAATTTCATCTTCTATATGTGAAGATAGAAACAAAGTTCACACACAAGTTTGTGAAAATAGTGTATTATTTGGTTGAAAGGAGCTTGAAGATGGCAGAATTTACGCATTTTAATGAAGAGGGAAGAGCGAAGATGGTCGATGTCAGTGAAAAACCTGAGACGGTCCGTACGGCAGTCGCCCATTCAAGCATTACCGTTAATGAAGATATATATGTAAGGATTACTGAAAATAAGATGAAAAAAGGTGATGTCCTGGCAGTCGCGCAGGTTGCTGGCATCATGGCAGCCAAGAAGACGTCCGAAATCATTCCGATGTGCCATCCGATTCCATTAACAGGAATTGACCTTTCGTTTGAATGGGAGCAAAATGGAAATGATTATATTTTAAATATCGCTGCAGCAGTTAAAACAAAAGGGAATACAGGGGTAGAAATGGAAGCGTTAACAGCAGCATCTGCATGCGCGCTGACTGTTTATGATATGTGCAAGGCCGTTGACAAAGGCATGGTGATCGGCAAAACCTATCTTGTGGAGAAAACTGGCGGGAAAAACGGCGATTTTAAGAGAGATGAGAAGTTAAAATAGAATACGAACAGGTGGAGGATGGAGAATGACGAATGATGCTATGAAGATTCCGCAGGCAACTGCAAAACGCTTGCCGCTGTATTACCGATTTTTATTGAACTTGCATTCTTCAGGCAAGCAGAGGGTATCGTCCGCGGAACTGAGTGAAGCGGTAAAAGTGGATTCGGCTACGATCAGAAGGGACTTTTCCTATTTCGGGGCTTTGGGTAAAAAGGGTTACGGCTACAATGTGAATTACCTGCTGACTTTTTTCCGAAAGACGCTCGACCAGGATGAACTCACGAAGGTTGCGCTGATCGGTGTTGGTAATTTAGGAACGGCGTTTTTGAATTATAATTTTTCCAAAAACAATAATACAAAAATTCAAATTGCCTTCGATGTCGACCTGGATAAGGTTGGGACGCAGATTGGCGATGTGCCTGTCTATCACATGGATGACCTCGATAAAGTTGTTGTCGAGGAAGGCATCCAGGTGGCGATCCTGACCGTGCCGTCAGCGGTAGCACAGCCGATTACGGACAGACTGGTACAGGCGAATGTGAAGGGGATCCTGAATTTTACGCCCGCGAGGCTGAATGTACCGTCTTCAATCAGGATCCATCATATTGATCTGGCAGTAGAATTGCAATCATTGATTTATTTCTTGAAGCATTATCCGACAGACAGTGATTCTGAAGAATAAAAAATGGCTCCTTCGATGAAGGAGCTATTTTTTATCCATTTGTTTCAGTTTGAAATGGAACAGGATCATTCTGATGCCGGAACCGAAATCGAACGTTGCGAGCAGGACGAGCAAATAACTGAAAAATCCCCAGCCAGTATCGTTGACATTTTGGATGGCGAAATAGGTGAATAAGCTGCCTAACAAGATGTAGACAATGCCTGAAAACATAGGCGATTGCTTCATGACTTAAAATCCCCCAATAAAGCTTTGTATTTTCTCTGCTTCTTTTATCATTCTCTCAATGTCTTCCCTGAATACGGATTGAAGCAGTAC belongs to Mesobacillus sp. AQ2 and includes:
- a CDS encoding ABC-F family ATP-binding cassette domain-containing protein; this translates as MILLQVNQLSKYFAADLILSNIKFEIQTNDRVALVGRNGAGKSTLLKIIAGYESHDGGEIIRPKGTSIGYLAQNTGLESEKSIWDEMLAVFDHLHSMEKDLRRLEEKMSDPSILSNESEYERVLKDYDVLQVQFKEKGGYQYEADIRSVLHGLNFQSFDYSTKISTLSGGQKTRLALAKLLLTRPDILILDEPTNHLDIDTLSWLEQYLQGYDGAILIVSHDRYFLDKVVNQVYEISRHQLTKFPGNYSLYLEQKAANYERDLKLYEKQQDEISKLQDFIQRNLARASTTKRAQSRRKQLEKIDRMDRPMGDEKSASFSFQIERQSGNDVLKVNTLAVGYQNEAVSENISFNLSRGDSTALVGPNGVGKSTLLKTIVEKLPSITGNIQYGSNVSIGYYDQEQAELSSNKKVLNELWDEYPLKSEKEIRTVLGNFLFSGDDVLKIVYTLSGGEKARLALAKLMLQKSNFLILDEPTNHLDLDSKEVLENALIDYPGTILFVSHDRYFINRIATKVLELDRSGATEYLGDYDYYVEKKLEQEELEELARQAAIAAGIVTESVKQDKTSYQQDKEAKKLERQRKRRMEEVEALIDKLETEVAEYEELLCDPEVFQDHEKAGEINSKIETAKEKLDELMEEWTELA
- the moaC gene encoding cyclic pyranopterin monophosphate synthase MoaC, with the translated sequence MAEFTHFNEEGRAKMVDVSEKPETVRTAVAHSSITVNEDIYVRITENKMKKGDVLAVAQVAGIMAAKKTSEIIPMCHPIPLTGIDLSFEWEQNGNDYILNIAAAVKTKGNTGVEMEALTAASACALTVYDMCKAVDKGMVIGKTYLVEKTGGKNGDFKRDEKLK
- a CDS encoding redox-sensing transcriptional repressor Rex — its product is MTNDAMKIPQATAKRLPLYYRFLLNLHSSGKQRVSSAELSEAVKVDSATIRRDFSYFGALGKKGYGYNVNYLLTFFRKTLDQDELTKVALIGVGNLGTAFLNYNFSKNNNTKIQIAFDVDLDKVGTQIGDVPVYHMDDLDKVVVEEGIQVAILTVPSAVAQPITDRLVQANVKGILNFTPARLNVPSSIRIHHIDLAVELQSLIYFLKHYPTDSDSEE
- a CDS encoding YdiK family protein, which codes for MKQSPMFSGIVYILLGSLFTYFAIQNVNDTGWGFFSYLLVLLATFDFGSGIRMILFHFKLKQMDKK